One part of the Methanobacterium petrolearium genome encodes these proteins:
- a CDS encoding 4Fe-4S dicluster domain-containing protein encodes MKTLMVVDPRRCSECQDCINACKKIHGVARTKKTSTVPIFCLQCHPDKAPCARICPTGAIREEDGTLIVDEDACILCRLCMIACPVGMLVIDDGKKAVQKCTLCLDAEDQILPACVEACKDNVLKIFSVEELEDLKKDLSYTEVLNEAMKAYQEKL; translated from the coding sequence ATGAAGACTCTGATGGTAGTTGACCCCCGCCGCTGCAGTGAATGCCAAGACTGTATCAATGCTTGTAAAAAAATTCATGGTGTGGCCAGGACCAAGAAAACCAGCACCGTACCTATATTTTGCCTGCAATGCCATCCAGACAAAGCACCATGTGCCCGAATATGTCCCACAGGAGCTATACGAGAAGAGGATGGTACCTTAATAGTGGATGAGGACGCCTGTATATTATGTCGTCTGTGCATGATCGCCTGTCCTGTGGGGATGTTGGTTATTGATGATGGGAAAAAGGCAGTACAGAAATGTACATTATGCCTCGATGCGGAAGACCAGATACTCCCTGCCTGTGTAGAAGCCTGTAAGGATAATGTGCTTAAGATATTCTCTGTAGAAGAACTGGAAGACCTGAAAAAAGATCTTTCCTACACCGAAGTTCTTAACGAAGCAATGAAAGCATATCAGGAAAAACTTTAG
- a CDS encoding HEAT repeat domain-containing protein, which yields MDSSDPDIEYLEEEQDVDGLIRALKDRNYLMRKEAARALKKVGDEKAVNALIDSLRYKSWHSDYIILNSVRENSAEALGRIGDVRAVPYLIESMEDDPDDEVRLKSAWALGEIGDGEAVDALITALEDQKWDVRKTAANALGMIGDHHAVPYLIKALEDSDWQVRKYAAVSLGKLKDERAIPLLLDSMEDEDADVRWKAMLALAKMGESAIEPLIKALRNKNWRVRTKSAEVIGKIGGEKALNALISVLLGKYRDNNRHVRGRAAEALGRIGDERALKALQNAQKDEYKYVREKANISIQKILEPPKKTRILNFDNGEVSFDYSDQWEIISTSDAKKVVRGLYANNSITLSLNRNTNVAEVSSHEFAEMLKDVFKVQGSEVIDERDFEKYGMEIYEVYGENHEVTPTSILIVSFKKMDLLYYMWFVGDPTAFDEAGEDIEIMVDSFYIYG from the coding sequence ATGGATTCAAGTGATCCCGATATAGAATATCTTGAAGAAGAACAAGATGTTGATGGACTTATAAGAGCCCTTAAGGATCGAAACTATCTTATGAGAAAGGAAGCTGCTAGAGCTCTGAAAAAAGTGGGAGATGAAAAGGCAGTGAATGCATTGATTGATTCTTTACGATATAAAAGCTGGCATTCTGATTATATAATTTTAAATTCAGTTAGAGAAAATTCTGCAGAAGCTTTAGGTAGAATTGGAGATGTAAGAGCAGTACCATACCTGATTGAATCCATGGAAGACGATCCTGATGATGAAGTGCGGTTAAAATCAGCATGGGCACTGGGAGAAATAGGCGATGGTGAAGCAGTAGATGCATTGATCACTGCTCTGGAAGATCAAAAATGGGATGTGAGAAAAACTGCTGCCAATGCTTTAGGAATGATTGGTGATCATCATGCAGTTCCCTACCTCATAAAAGCCCTTGAAGATAGTGATTGGCAAGTACGCAAATATGCAGCTGTATCACTGGGAAAACTGAAAGATGAGAGAGCCATTCCCCTTCTTTTAGATTCCATGGAAGATGAAGATGCTGATGTGCGCTGGAAAGCCATGCTGGCTTTGGCAAAAATGGGTGAAAGTGCAATTGAGCCCTTGATAAAAGCACTGCGAAATAAGAACTGGCGAGTCAGAACCAAATCAGCAGAAGTTATAGGGAAAATAGGTGGCGAAAAAGCGTTGAATGCACTGATATCCGTGCTTTTGGGGAAATATAGAGATAATAATCGCCATGTGAGAGGAAGAGCTGCCGAAGCCCTGGGCAGAATCGGAGATGAAAGGGCACTGAAAGCACTTCAAAACGCTCAAAAAGACGAATATAAATATGTTAGAGAAAAAGCCAATATATCCATCCAAAAAATCCTTGAACCTCCTAAAAAAACTCGTATATTAAATTTTGACAATGGTGAAGTGTCTTTCGATTATTCAGATCAGTGGGAGATCATCAGCACTTCCGATGCCAAGAAGGTAGTTAGAGGGTTGTATGCAAACAACTCTATAACCCTCTCACTTAACCGAAACACCAATGTGGCTGAAGTATCATCCCATGAATTTGCAGAGATGCTGAAAGATGTGTTCAAGGTCCAGGGTAGTGAAGTAATTGATGAACGTGATTTTGAAAAATATGGGATGGAAATTTATGAAGTATATGGTGAGAACCACGAGGTCACACCCACCAGTATTTTAATAGTGTCCTTTAAGAAAATGGATTTATTGTATTACATGTGGTTTGTAGGGGATCCAACTGCCTTTGATGAAGCAGGTGAAGACATAGAAATCATGGTGGATAGTTTCTATATTTACGGCTAA